The following proteins come from a genomic window of Eubalaena glacialis isolate mEubGla1 chromosome X, mEubGla1.1.hap2.+ XY, whole genome shotgun sequence:
- the CFP gene encoding properdin produces MPTRAQAHRLLLLPLPLLLLTLSATGSDPVLCFTQYEESTGKCKGLLGGGVSTEDCCLNADYAFQEPGSKLCMACRLPQWSPWSEWVPCSVTCMEGSQLRHRRCIGWGGQCPEKVEPGTLQWQLQACEDKPCCPEMGGWSNWGPWASCSVTCSKGTRIRRRACDRPTPKCGGHCPGQAQESEACDTKQVCPTHGAWAAWGPWGPCSGTCHGGPKAPEERRSRTCSAPEPSTQPPGNPCPGSSSEQRACTGLPPCPVAGGWGPWGAVSPCPVTCGLGQTREQRTCDRPVPQHGGPFCVGDATRTHICNTAVHCPVNGEWELWGEWSTCIRRSIKHISCQEIPGQQTRSRLCKGRKFDGQRCSGEQQDIRHCYNIQRCPWKGSWSEWSTWGLCMPPCGPNPIRTRQRLCKATLPKFSPTVTMVEGQGEKTVTFWGKPSALCDVLQGQKVVVEEKRPCLHAPACEEP; encoded by the exons ATGCCCACCCGAGCGCAGGCCCACCGGTTACTGCTGCTAccgctgccgctgctgctgctcaCCCTGTCAGCCACAG GCTCAGACCCTGTACTCTGCTTCACCCAGTATGAGGAATCCACGGGCAAGTGCAAGGGCCTCCTTGGGGGAGGTGTCAGCACGGAAGACTGCTGTCTCAATGCTGACTACGCCTTCCAGGAGCCCGGCAGCAAGCTCTGTATGGCGTGCAG GCTCCCACAATGGTCACCGTGGTCCGAGTGGGtcccctgctcagtgacctgcatgGAGGGCTCCCAGCTGCGGCACCGGCGCTGCATAGGCTGGGGCGGGCAATGCCCCGAGAAGGTGGAGCCTGGGACCCTCCAGTGGCAGCTGCAGGCGTGTGAGGACAAGCCGTGCTGTCCTG AGATGGGTGGTTGGTCCAACTGGGGGCCCTGGGCATCTTGCTCTGTCACCTGCTCTAAAGGGACCCGGATTCGTCGTCGAGCATGTGATCGCCCCACCCCCAAGTGTGGGGGCCACTGCCCAGGACAGGCACAGGAGTCAGAGGCCTGTGACACCAAACAGGTCTGCCCCA CACACGGGGCCTGGGCTGCTTGGGGCCCCTGGGGCCCCTGCTCAGGCACCTGCCACGGTGGACCCAAGGCACCTGAGGAGAGACGAAGCCGCACATGCTCTGCACCTGAGCCCTCCACGCAGCCTCCTGGGAATCCCTGCCCAGGGTCATCCTCTGAGCAGCGGGCCTGCACCGGCCTGCCACCCTGCCCAG TGGCTGGTGGCTGGGGGCCATGGGGCGCTGTGAGCCCCTGCCCTGTGACCTGCGGCCTGGGTCAGACTCGGGAACAACGGACATGTGATCGCCCTGTGCCCCAGCACGGGGGCCCCTTCTGTGTCGGTGATGCCACCCGGACCCACATCTGCAACACGGCCGTGCACTGCCCCG TGAACGGAGAGTGGGAGCTCTGGGGGGAGTGGAGCACCTGCATCCGCCGGAGCATAAAACACATCAGCTGCCAGGAGATCCCAGGCCAGCAGACCCGCTCCAGGCTCTGCAAGGGCCGCAAGTTTGACGGACAGCGATGTAGCGGGGAACAACAGGATATCCGGCACTGCTACAACATCCAGCGCTGCCCCT GGAAAGGCTCCTGGTCGGAGTGGAGTACCTGGGGGCTGTGCATGCCCCCGTGTGGACCCAACCCCATCCGCACCCGCCAGCGCCTCTGCAAGGCCACGCTCCCCAAATTCTC GCCCACCGTTACCATGGTCGAAGGTCAGGGTGAGAAGACTGTGACCTTCTGGGGGAAACCGTCGGCACTGTGCGATGTGCTGCAAGGGCAgaaggtggtggtggaggagaaACGGCCATGTCTACACGCGCCTGCCTGCGAAGAACCCTGA